AGTGGCCGAGGAAACCGGCCTCATCATTCCGATCGGCCAGTTCGTGCTCGACCGGATCGGCCGCGACATCAGCGCATGGCGCGATCAGGGCTCGCACCTGGTGCCGGTCAGCATGAACGTGTCGGCGGTGCAGCTGGAACGCACCAAGCTGCGCGAGCTCATCCAGCAAGCCATGGAGAGATATCGCATCGGCCCGCAGCTGATCGCGCTCGAGCTCACGGAGGGTTCGTTGTTCGAGAAGCGCACCGGCGAATTCCGCGAAGACGCGCTGGCCACGCTGCGCGACCTGGGCGTGAAGATCGCCATCGACGATTTCGGCACGGGTTATTCGAGCTTGTCGTATCTCAAACGCTGGCGCGTGGACTCGCTCAAGATCGATCGCAGCTTCGTGCGCGACATCGCCACCGATCCGTCGGATCACGCCATCGTCAGCGCGATCGTCGCCATGGCCAGAAGTTTGAACATCCAGGTGGTCGCCGAGGGGATCGAAACCTGGCAGCAGCTGGAGATCCTGCGCAGCATGGGTTGCACTCTCGCCCAGGGTTTCCTGTTCGCGAAACCTTGCGGCGCCGCCGAGGCGCTGCGTTTCCTGCGCGTCGAACCACTCGACCTGCTCGAATCCAACTGGGAAGCCTCCAACTCCCTCGCCGAAACGGGTTAGTGGGGACAGGCCTCGCCACCCGCCTTTTCCGGCATACAAACCCCGCAAGCCGACTGACTTCTTGATCCGCCGGGAATGAGGAAATTCGCGGATTCTGAAATACTCCACGCCTTGCCGGGACTCACCGGGGCAGGGAGGTTTCATGGTGCGGATCTGGTTTTGTTCGCTCGCCATCTTGTTCGCCTGCGCGGCGAACGCAGACGACGCTACCAGCCGCGAGCAACTGCACTCCACGCTGTGGATGCAGCGCGCTCCCGAGTACCGCGCCATCGTCGCGCAGGTGTATCGCCTTGCCACGGAAAAACTTTTCGCTCCGACGCCGGGTAGTGCCGCGCTCGAGCAGGCGGGTATCCCCGCGGAACAGCTGGCGCGTCTGCCGGCCGCGGTCGTGCTCGACCTCGACGAAACGGTGCTCGACAACACCGTCTACCAGGCGCGCCTCCTGCGCGACCGCACTACCTACAACAACGCGAGCTGGGGCGAATGGGTGCGCGCCGGCGAGGCGGAGGCGCTGCCGGGCGCGCGCGAATTCATCGCGGCGGCTCGCAGGCTCGGCCTCACGGTGTTCTACATCACGAACCGCGATTGCTCGACCCCGCAGCCGACGCCCGACGACCCGTGCCCGGCGAAGACCGCGACGATACGCAACCTGATCACGCTGGGAATCGATGCGAAACCCGACCCCGAGCGCCTGCTGCTGCGCGCGGAAAAGCCCGACTGGGTTTCCGGCAAGTCGACGCGCCGCAAGTTCATCGCGGCCAGCTACCGCATCGTGGCGATGGTGGGCGACGACCTCGGCGATTTCGTCGATCCGCAGACATTCGTGGCCGATCGCGAACGGCTCGAGCCGCATTTCGGCGTCGACTGGTTCCTGCTGCCGAATCCTATCTACGGCTCCTGGACGAACTCCTACGACACGCTCGAAGAAAAGTACGCCGGCCTGCGCACGGAAGCCGCGGTGCTCGAACTGCCGGGCGGTGGACCGTGGCGTGACGGCGCAACCAAGGTGCGCATTGGCAGCTGGAACGTCGAATACCTGGTGACTCCGGAGACACACGCGGCGCTGCGCAATACCTGCGCCGAGAACGGCGGCCTGGTCGGCGGCGACGATCGCACGCTGCCCTGCGCCATCACCCGGCACGCGCTGCGCACGCCGGATGATTACGCCAGCCTGCGCCGCTACGCGGCCGAGCTCAACGCCGACATCGTGGCGCTGCAGGAGGTGGATGGTCCCGACGCGGCGGAGCTGGTGTTCCCGGGCTACGACTTCTGCTTCAGCAAACGCGCGCACACTCAGAAGAACGGCTTCGCCATCCGCCGTGGCCTGCCGCATCGCTGCGAGCCGGAGTACGAACCGCTGTCGCTCGAAAACGCCGTGCGGCGCGGCGTCGTGGTCACGTTTTTTCCCGGCACCGTCAACGAGTTCCGCCTGATGTCGGTGCACCTGAAGTCGGGTTGCCCGGCAGGGCCGCTGACGGCCGCGGGCCGCAACTGCGAGCTGCTGTCGAAGCAGGTGGCGCCGCTCGAGGCGTGGATCGAAGCCGAGGCGCGCGCCGGCCGCCGCTTCGGCTTGTTAGGCGACTTCAACCGCCGGTTCAGCATCGAGCAGGGCCCGGCGCGCGACGCCGAGGGCCGCCAGCTCAACGTCTACAAGGAGATCGACGACGGCGATCCGCCGGCCTCGAAGCTCACGCTCGTCACCACCCAGGCGCGCTTTTCACCCTGCACCACCGACAGCGAGTACAAGGAATTCATCGACAACATCCTGATCGGCCGTGATCTGGCGAAAGACCTGCTGAAGAAATCCTTCGTGCGTGTGGTGTTCAACGACCAGGATGCGAAGACGCACTGGTTGTCGGATCACTGCCCGGTGGGCACCGAGATCCGTCTGCACTGACGTCGATCCACACCAGGCGGTGATCGGAGCTCGGCGGGGGCCGGTCGCCCCAGACCAGTTTCGCGGCCGGCTCCGCCTGCGCCGGCCAGAACACGCCGCCGCCGCACACTTTCAGGCCCTTCGACGGAAGTAGATAGTCGACGCGCAGATTGCCGGCCACGCGGTCGTTGAAATCCGCGGTGTCGAAACGCGGCTCGCCTTTCTGCGTGGCATTCGCGCCGTGCTGGGCCGCGGAGGCTTCGATGGCGCCCGCGCTTTGCGGTGTGAACGACGAATCCACGCGCGGGTTCGCGAGCAGTGCGCGGATCGCGTCACTGCGGCTGCCGCCGTCCACCGGGTCCGAGTTCTGGTCGCCCATGATCACGAACGATTTTCCCGCGAAGCCGCCGCCTCGTCCGTGATCGTCGCGGATGTACTGCGCGCCGCGCGGTGTCAGGTAGTCGTTCCAGAAGCGGATCTCGTCGTGATTGCGCAGCCCGTTGCGATCCTCCGGCCCGTCGAACGCCGGCGGAGTGGGGTGGCTCGCGAGCAGATGCAGCGTCACGCGGCCGATGTGCACGGGAACATCCCAGTGGCTCTTGGAGGACAGCGGCAGCAATGCGAGCGCCTCGGGCGAATACCAGTCCGCCGGATACGCGGTCGCTGGATCGTCCGGAAGCAAGGCGCCGGGCATGTCGCGCCACAGGAAACGGCGGAAGGTGCGTACCTTGTCGTGTTCGATGGGGAAGCGCGACAGCAGCGCCATGCCGTACTGGCCGGGGAATTCGCCGAAGCCGAGCGCATCGGCGCCACCGCCGACCTTGCCGTCGTGATCGAGGTCGAAGCCCGAGCGCACGCCGGTGTTCGAAGGTGCACTGAAACTGAATTCGTAGGAAATGGCGGCGGTGCCGCTTTGTGGATGCGCGAGGTAGTTGGTCTGGAAGTCGCGCAGTGCCGCGCCATCGACGTCGAAATCGAACTCCTGCAGCAGCAGGATGTCGGGCCGCACGCGCTGGATGATCTCGGCGACGTTGCGCGCCTGCGGGTCGTCGGCGGTGTCGAGGTCGTGGCGCAGGCCGCCGTCGACGCTGCGGTTGAGACTCGAGTTGAAGGTGGCGATGCGGACGATCGCGGGCGAACCAGCCGCGGCGCCGGCGGCGGGCAAACCACCCGCCGCCAGCAGCGTTATCAGCAAGCCGCGCATCGCGCGCGGCGCGTCAGAAGTTGACTTTGAAGGCTGCCACCACCGTGCGCGGCGCGCCGACACCGAAGAATCCCACGCCCGAATTGCCGCAATTCTTGAGGCCGGGATCGATGGAACTGAGGCACTGGATCTGCGCGGGCGGAATGCCGCCGACGCCCGAGCTGATCGTGCCGAAGTATTTCTCGTCCAAGAGGTTCGAGATGGTCAACTGGATCTGCGCCGATTCGAAGCCCGGGATGCTGAACTTGTAGTCGGTGTCGAGATCGACGACGGTGTATCCGGGCGAGATTTCGTCATTGAGGTCGGTCGAGAAGCGGTCGTCGGCCCACTTGCCCTGGATGCCCGCATGCCAGCCCTCGAGGATTTCGAAGTCGCCGCGCAACGCAAGCGTCCACTCCGGCGTTTCCACCAGTTCCTTGCCCTTGAGCGGTAGATAGAGAATTTCACCCGTCATCGGGTTGACGCTCTGGATGATGTTCTCCTGCAGTTCGCTGCTCATGAAGGACGCCGAAGCGCTCAATGCCACCTTGGGACCGAGCTGCACACCGAGTTGGGCGTCCACGCCGTAGAGATCCACGTCGCCGACGTTGCGATCGACGCTGAACCCGAGGTCCGGATCGAACGACGCCACGATCCGATCGGTGTAGTCGGTCTGCCACAGGGCCACGGATGCCCGCACGTTCTGGCCGTTCAGGCGCCAGCCGAGGTCGATCGACTTCGTGGTTTCGGATTCGGGAATCGGCTGGCCGACGCTGCCGTCGGCCAGGCGGATCGCGGAGTACAGGTTGTCGGTGCGCGGCGCGGACAGACCCTGTGCATAGGACAGGTAGAACTGGTGCTTGTCCCAGGGTTCGAATGACAGGCCGAGGTTCGGCAGGATGTCGTCGAATTTCACTTCCTTGCTGTAGGGCGCGATGAACTGCTGCGCCGTCGCGCCTGGCACGAAGCCGACATTGCCGTTTGCGAAGGTCTGTACTGGCGCCCGCGCCGTGCAGTACAGCCCGCCGCTCGTAATGGTGCCCGAATTGCCGTTGCCGCCGTTCGGCGTGTAGCAATACTGGTTGAGCTCGCGCGTGAAGTAGGGCGCACGGAGACCGACCGTGGCGGTGAACCTGTCGTCCAGGAACTGCCCACGGTACTCGAGCGCGTACTGCTTGAGCTCGGCGATGGAGAAACGGTCGCGCCCGCGGATGATCTCACCGTCGGCCGCGTAGACACGCTCGCCCGTGCGACCCGCGAATACGTCTTCGACCCCGTTTCCTTCGATGTAGCCCCATTGCGCCGTCTGCCGATGGCGCGCGCGATCCCACGTGTAAGCGAAGCGAACGCGGTTGTCGTCGTTGATGTCCCAGATGAGTGAGGCAGTGGCGCCCCAGCGGCGCGTGTTCGTCGTGTTGGGCGAATAGAAACGCACTTGGTCGAGGGCATCGCCGTCGCCGTTCAGATCGAATCCGGCGATGTCGGTGCGCGCACCCAGCGCGCGTTTGTCCACCGCCGTCGCCGCGGGAGTTTCCGCGAGTACCGTCGAACCGCCGCCGTTCGCCATGGTGTACTGCCACGACGGGTCGAACGTGAGCTTGAGACTGTCGGTGAGATTCCACAGCGACTGCACGCGGATGTTGCCGGTATCCGAAGGGTTGATGCGCACCCCGTAAAAGTTGGCACAACTCGACGGATTCAGCGGGTTGTCGCTGTTCAGAAGGTCCGGAGTGGTGGGCGCGATCGAGGAGTCGTTGTCGTTGTCGGCTACGCCTGCAGTCGGCGCGTCGCGCGTGCAGGTCGCAACGT
This sequence is a window from Pseudomonadota bacterium. Protein-coding genes within it:
- a CDS encoding HAD family acid phosphatase — protein: MVRIWFCSLAILFACAANADDATSREQLHSTLWMQRAPEYRAIVAQVYRLATEKLFAPTPGSAALEQAGIPAEQLARLPAAVVLDLDETVLDNTVYQARLLRDRTTYNNASWGEWVRAGEAEALPGAREFIAAARRLGLTVFYITNRDCSTPQPTPDDPCPAKTATIRNLITLGIDAKPDPERLLLRAEKPDWVSGKSTRRKFIAASYRIVAMVGDDLGDFVDPQTFVADRERLEPHFGVDWFLLPNPIYGSWTNSYDTLEEKYAGLRTEAAVLELPGGGPWRDGATKVRIGSWNVEYLVTPETHAALRNTCAENGGLVGGDDRTLPCAITRHALRTPDDYASLRRYAAELNADIVALQEVDGPDAAELVFPGYDFCFSKRAHTQKNGFAIRRGLPHRCEPEYEPLSLENAVRRGVVVTFFPGTVNEFRLMSVHLKSGCPAGPLTAAGRNCELLSKQVAPLEAWIEAEARAGRRFGLLGDFNRRFSIEQGPARDAEGRQLNVYKEIDDGDPPASKLTLVTTQARFSPCTTDSEYKEFIDNILIGRDLAKDLLKKSFVRVVFNDQDAKTHWLSDHCPVGTEIRLH
- a CDS encoding endonuclease/exonuclease/phosphatase family protein; this translates as MRGLLITLLAAGGLPAAGAAAGSPAIVRIATFNSSLNRSVDGGLRHDLDTADDPQARNVAEIIQRVRPDILLLQEFDFDVDGAALRDFQTNYLAHPQSGTAAISYEFSFSAPSNTGVRSGFDLDHDGKVGGGADALGFGEFPGQYGMALLSRFPIEHDKVRTFRRFLWRDMPGALLPDDPATAYPADWYSPEALALLPLSSKSHWDVPVHIGRVTLHLLASHPTPPAFDGPEDRNGLRNHDEIRFWNDYLTPRGAQYIRDDHGRGGGFAGKSFVIMGDQNSDPVDGGSRSDAIRALLANPRVDSSFTPQSAGAIEASAAQHGANATQKGEPRFDTADFNDRVAGNLRVDYLLPSKGLKVCGGGVFWPAQAEPAAKLVWGDRPPPSSDHRLVWIDVSADGSRCPPGSDPTTSASSHPGR
- a CDS encoding TonB-dependent receptor → MRNVNGAMLLRFHKCSLAVAALLGVGFAQNALAQSTGTDAIEESMEEVVVSATRVRSIGLVGEQTAPKSRITLSGDFLESQTPGNTLFQALNQLPGVNFANNDPYGNSGGNLRLRSFDGSRVSVTFDGVPLNDSGNYALYTNQQLDPELVDRVDVNLGTTDVDSPTASATGGTIAYRTRKPSDEMGGQATLSGGDFNYKRIFGRFDTGQFGPMGTKAFVAASYTDYDKFKGPGTLEKKQFNAGVRQDFDDGSFVNVYFHYNENRNAFYRTTSAANFAQYGYDYDNVATCTRDAPTAGVADNDNDSSIAPTTPDLLNSDNPLNPSSCANFYGVRINPSDTGNIRVQSLWNLTDSLKLTFDPSWQYTMANGGGSTVLAETPAATAVDKRALGARTDIAGFDLNGDGDALDQVRFYSPNTTNTRRWGATASLIWDINDDNRVRFAYTWDRARHRQTAQWGYIEGNGVEDVFAGRTGERVYAADGEIIRGRDRFSIAELKQYALEYRGQFLDDRFTATVGLRAPYFTRELNQYCYTPNGGNGNSGTITSGGLYCTARAPVQTFANGNVGFVPGATAQQFIAPYSKEVKFDDILPNLGLSFEPWDKHQFYLSYAQGLSAPRTDNLYSAIRLADGSVGQPIPESETTKSIDLGWRLNGQNVRASVALWQTDYTDRIVASFDPDLGFSVDRNVGDVDLYGVDAQLGVQLGPKVALSASASFMSSELQENIIQSVNPMTGEILYLPLKGKELVETPEWTLALRGDFEILEGWHAGIQGKWADDRFSTDLNDEISPGYTVVDLDTDYKFSIPGFESAQIQLTISNLLDEKYFGTISSGVGGIPPAQIQCLSSIDPGLKNCGNSGVGFFGVGAPRTVVAAFKVNF